A single Marinitoga aeolica DNA region contains:
- the ndk gene encoding nucleoside-diphosphate kinase, which produces MEREFLFLKPNTVRRGLVGEVISRLERRGIKIIAMKMINATKEQAERLYKEHEGKPFYNELIEFVLSGPVVVMVLEGPRVVEMVRHIIGNTDPLKASPGSIRGEFGMSVTKNIVHASDSHENAEKEMKIFFSEDEILNYKLDVQHDL; this is translated from the coding sequence ATGGAAAGAGAATTTTTGTTTTTAAAACCAAATACTGTAAGAAGAGGATTAGTAGGGGAAGTAATAAGTAGATTGGAAAGAAGAGGTATAAAAATTATTGCAATGAAAATGATAAACGCTACAAAAGAACAGGCAGAAAGGCTATATAAAGAACACGAAGGAAAACCATTTTATAATGAATTAATAGAATTTGTGTTATCAGGTCCTGTAGTTGTGATGGTTTTGGAAGGGCCAAGAGTAGTCGAAATGGTAAGACATATTATAGGCAATACAGATCCTTTAAAAGCTTCTCCGGGTAGTATACGTGGTGAATTTGGAATGAGTGTAACAAAAAATATAGTGCATGCTTCAGATTCTCATGAAAATGCCGAAAAAGAGATGAAAATATTCTTTAGTGAAGATGAAATATTAAATTATAAATTGGATG
- a CDS encoding ABC transporter ATP-binding protein, with protein sequence MNSLIEIENLYFSYDRKTNVLKNINLKIERNKYYGIYGHSGSGKSTLLFLMGKILKPSSGKIMYAFNKDIKKHIGFVFQFFNLINELTILENAKLAQYIREGEENLKEIREFAEILGISKIMDKYPGELSGGEKQRASILRAVVGNIKLILADEPTGSLDMENKIIVFKLFKDLIQYNKTIVVVSHEKELIDFCDKKILLEDGLVKGEF encoded by the coding sequence ATGAATAGTTTAATTGAAATAGAAAATTTATATTTTTCTTACGATAGAAAAACAAATGTTTTAAAAAACATAAATTTAAAAATAGAAAGAAATAAATATTATGGGATATATGGCCATTCTGGAAGTGGGAAAAGCACATTGCTTTTTTTAATGGGAAAAATATTAAAACCATCGTCGGGAAAGATCATGTATGCTTTTAATAAAGATATAAAAAAACATATAGGCTTTGTATTTCAGTTTTTTAATTTAATAAATGAACTAACAATTTTAGAAAATGCAAAATTAGCTCAATATATTAGAGAAGGAGAAGAAAATTTAAAAGAAATAAGAGAGTTTGCAGAAATATTAGGAATAAGTAAAATAATGGATAAATATCCTGGAGAGTTATCTGGAGGAGAAAAGCAGCGTGCGAGTATATTAAGAGCAGTAGTTGGAAATATAAAACTTATTCTTGCAGATGAGCCGACAGGCAGCCTTGATATGGAAAACAAAATAATTGTATTTAAGTTATTTAAGGATCTTATTCAATATAATAAAACAATAGTTGTGGTTTCACATGAAAAAGAATTAATAGATTTTTGTGATAAAAAAATCTTATTAGAAGACGGATTAGTAAAGGGGGAATTCTAA
- a CDS encoding ABC transporter permease, with product MKEVFLLINGFLKKNKKHFLFPFLSIFIGVWGMIVVLSVIKGFDKTLINSLTAFYPHIIAYEKIDKDIKDEKFKIYFSSYQGFFNKDKKRIGVTYWEINDIDYYKELLVKGNTSGCIIGNVMAENMNLKPGDTLNIFYTDGENKIRLKNIKITGIFHSGIYIIDSSFIVKKEKVEYLNYTGIYLKNPKKAGKIKKQYFNDYLATTWEEQNENFAKAVEVDSYFALIITFFVVLMSGFSISNSVMYSIFTRKKEIGILFSMGMEKRKISMIFIFESLIVAVTGFISGLFSALITITILEKINIKLPSGVFYIDKIPFYISFNDIVLGFLFIITLSYLFSCISSKKLLSFDPIEVLHNE from the coding sequence TTCTTAAAAAAAAATAAAAAACATTTTTTATTTCCCTTTCTTTCTATATTCATTGGAGTATGGGGAATGATTGTTGTTTTATCTGTAATAAAAGGTTTTGATAAAACTCTTATAAATTCGTTAACCGCCTTTTATCCGCATATAATAGCATATGAGAAAATTGATAAAGATATAAAAGATGAAAAATTTAAGATATATTTTTCATCGTATCAGGGTTTTTTTAATAAAGATAAAAAAAGAATAGGAGTTACATATTGGGAAATAAATGATATTGATTATTATAAAGAATTGTTAGTTAAGGGAAATACTTCTGGATGTATTATAGGAAATGTAATGGCAGAAAATATGAACTTAAAACCTGGAGATACACTAAATATATTTTATACAGATGGAGAAAATAAAATCAGATTAAAAAATATAAAAATCACAGGTATTTTTCATTCAGGAATATATATTATAGATTCTTCTTTTATTGTAAAAAAAGAAAAAGTCGAATATTTAAATTATACAGGTATATATCTAAAAAATCCAAAAAAAGCAGGAAAAATTAAAAAACAGTATTTTAATGATTATCTTGCAACAACATGGGAAGAACAAAATGAAAATTTTGCTAAGGCGGTTGAAGTGGACTCATACTTTGCTTTAATAATCACTTTTTTTGTGGTATTAATGAGTGGTTTTAGTATTTCTAATTCAGTAATGTATTCAATTTTTACAAGAAAAAAAGAAATAGGAATATTATTTTCAATGGGTATGGAAAAAAGAAAAATATCAATGATATTTATTTTTGAAAGTTTAATAGTAGCTGTAACTGGTTTTATTTCTGGACTTTTTTCTGCTTTAATAACAATTACAATATTAGAAAAAATAAACATAAAACTACCTTCTGGTGTATTTTATATAGATAAAATACCTTTTTATATTTCATTTAATGATATAGTTTTAGGTTTTTTATTCATTATAACTCTTTCTTACCTTTTTTCATGTATATCCTCAAAAAAATTGTTATCTTTTGATCCCATAGAGGTGCTTCATAATGAATAG